A window of the Jeotgalibacillus aurantiacus genome harbors these coding sequences:
- a CDS encoding PadR family transcriptional regulator gives MKHKLLPLSETMHYILLALREPRHGYAVMQEIEKMSNGDVILAAGTLYGAIENLNKHGWIEPVGSSGRRRIYHITDEGREVLKTEQQRLQHILSLYEGSECNEEV, from the coding sequence ATGAAACATAAATTATTACCGTTATCTGAGACCATGCATTACATTTTATTAGCTCTGCGTGAGCCGCGCCATGGCTATGCTGTCATGCAGGAGATAGAAAAGATGAGCAATGGCGACGTTATTTTAGCAGCGGGAACGTTGTACGGTGCGATTGAAAATCTGAATAAACACGGTTGGATTGAACCGGTAGGAAGCTCAGGCCGGAGGAGGATTTATCATATTACTGATGAAGGCAGAGAAGTATTAAAGACAGAGCAGCAAAGACTCCAACACATTTTATCCTTGTATGAAGGAAGTGAATGCAATGAAGAGGTTTAA
- a CDS encoding DUF2812 domain-containing protein has product MKRFKVFLDVEKEEQWLNEQLEKGYRCTNISGLGIYTFEKTEKKYVMRLDYQADLSKRRLEEYKGIYEDFGWNYVKGFALNGIRYWQKEDDGQNEIFSDRESTVHYYRRLMKYSLWLGMLFLAYSFMLYSDSGLYHEGLWNMEGSIFWKALVFETPFALIKLLPAIMVVAFSLSFYKSYQKYVVLKGQ; this is encoded by the coding sequence ATGAAGAGGTTTAAAGTCTTTTTGGATGTAGAGAAAGAAGAGCAGTGGCTGAACGAGCAGTTGGAGAAAGGGTACCGCTGTACGAATATTAGCGGACTGGGGATCTACACTTTCGAAAAAACGGAAAAGAAATACGTGATGCGCCTTGATTATCAGGCTGATTTATCTAAACGTAGGCTTGAGGAGTACAAGGGGATTTATGAGGATTTCGGCTGGAACTATGTAAAGGGCTTTGCGCTGAACGGGATTAGATATTGGCAAAAGGAAGACGATGGTCAGAACGAAATCTTCTCAGACCGGGAGTCCACCGTTCATTACTATAGGAGGCTGATGAAGTACTCTTTATGGTTAGGTATGTTATTCCTGGCTTATTCCTTCATGCTCTATAGCGATTCAGGACTGTACCACGAAGGACTGTGGAATATGGAAGGCTCAATATTCTGGAAAGCACTTGTATTTGAAACCCCATTCGCTCTTATAAAGTTGCTGCCAGCCATCATGGTTGTTGCGTTCAGTTTGAGTTTTTATAAGTCTTATCAGAAATATGTGGTTTTGAAGGGGCAGTGA
- a CDS encoding Rgg/GadR/MutR family transcriptional regulator, which produces MNMVGETVKQIRLSKNYKQSEVSKNIMHQTSYSKFELENIEISYQKFHKILDNLEMDLEEFKFVHYGYDYSPRDKIIRNFFQIKFIDIRSLNEIISASKVYLMENDDRYIEDILSISRGLINIEESGNFESARSYAEKVWKRLEKLDTWYLSDFKLIGVILFLFPIETAVSITNYALKQSEKYENYIDYKKIFIPFKYNLVQLLIRKKLLIQANSLNEDVLTDLKEQKAYPQIALCYIRKGLLENLLNKSNGDKAINKAFDIAEVMEDENLKVQLEQERSYLENVLEID; this is translated from the coding sequence ATGAACATGGTAGGAGAAACAGTAAAACAGATCAGATTATCTAAAAATTACAAACAGAGCGAAGTAAGTAAAAATATTATGCATCAAACAAGTTATTCCAAGTTTGAGCTGGAAAATATCGAAATAAGTTATCAGAAATTTCATAAAATACTTGATAATTTAGAGATGGATTTAGAGGAATTTAAGTTTGTCCATTATGGTTATGATTACTCACCCCGGGATAAGATAATTAGAAATTTTTTTCAAATAAAGTTTATAGATATAAGATCGCTGAACGAAATTATTTCGGCCTCTAAAGTGTATTTGATGGAAAATGATGATCGTTACATAGAAGATATTTTGAGTATTTCCAGAGGTTTAATCAATATTGAGGAAAGCGGTAATTTTGAGTCGGCTCGATCCTATGCAGAAAAAGTTTGGAAGAGACTTGAGAAACTCGATACATGGTATTTATCAGACTTCAAATTAATTGGTGTTATTTTATTTTTGTTCCCCATTGAAACAGCCGTTTCCATTACAAACTATGCTCTAAAGCAAAGTGAAAAGTATGAAAACTATATAGATTATAAAAAAATTTTTATTCCTTTTAAATACAATTTAGTTCAACTCCTCATTAGAAAAAAATTATTGATCCAAGCTAACTCTTTAAATGAAGATGTATTAACAGACCTAAAAGAACAAAAGGCTTATCCCCAAATAGCTTTGTGCTATATAAGAAAAGGGCTACTGGAAAACTTATTGAACAAGAGTAATGGTGATAAAGCTATTAATAAAGCTTTTGATATCGCTGAAGTAATGGAAGATGAAAACCTTAAAGTACAATTAGAGCAAGAAAGAAGTTATTTAGAAAATGTTTTAGAGATAGATTAA